In Neomonachus schauinslandi unplaced genomic scaffold, ASM220157v2 HiC_scaffold_3277, whole genome shotgun sequence, the following proteins share a genomic window:
- the MAD2L1 gene encoding LOW QUALITY PROTEIN: mitotic spindle assembly checkpoint protein MAD2A (The sequence of the model RefSeq protein was modified relative to this genomic sequence to represent the inferred CDS: inserted 1 base in 1 codon), translating into APRGKSQKAIQDEXRSVIRQITATVTFLPLLEVSCSFDLLIYTDKDLVVPEKWEESGPQFITNSEEVRLRSFTTTIHKVNSMVAYKIPVND; encoded by the exons TGCACCCAGAGGAAAGTCTCAGAAAGCTATCCAAGATG ACCGTTCAGTGATCAGACAGATCACAGCTACGGTGACATTTCTGCCACTATTGGAAGTTTCTT GTTCATTTGATCTACTCATATATACAGACAAAGATTTGGTTGTACCTGAAAAATGGGAAGAGTCGGGACCACAGTTTATTACCAATTCTGAGGAAGTCCGTCTTCGTTCATTTACTACTACAATCCACAAAGTAAATAGCATGGTGGCCTACAAAATTCCTGTCAATGACTGA